In one Lachnospiraceae bacterium GAM79 genomic region, the following are encoded:
- a CDS encoding VanZ family protein, with amino-acid sequence MSIENKKKLRVLCLVLFILYSISIVYFLIFSDMFGRGHGYEEMRYNLTPFLEIKRFVKYRSYMTTTSVMLNLVGNVLAFVPFGMLIRWVRGKKTGFFTATLAAFAFSLSIELVQLITKLGVFDVDDIIMNTFGGMIGYIIYYILARFDRKRRKEFEKQ; translated from the coding sequence TTGAGCATAGAAAATAAGAAAAAGCTGCGGGTGTTATGCCTGGTGCTATTTATATTATACAGTATATCCATTGTCTATTTTCTGATATTCAGTGATATGTTTGGAAGGGGACATGGATATGAAGAGATGCGGTACAATCTGACACCGTTTCTCGAGATTAAGCGTTTCGTAAAGTACAGAAGTTATATGACGACCACAAGCGTGATGTTGAATCTGGTTGGAAATGTTCTTGCTTTTGTACCATTTGGAATGTTGATCCGCTGGGTCAGAGGTAAAAAGACCGGATTTTTTACAGCGACTCTGGCGGCATTTGCGTTTTCGTTAAGTATTGAACTGGTACAGTTGATAACAAAACTTGGGGTGTTTGACGTGGATGATATTATCATGAATACCTTTGGCGGTATGATTGGATATATTATTTATTATATTTTAGCAAGATTTGACAGAAAAAGGAGAAAAGAGTTTGAAAAACAGTGA
- the coaBC gene encoding bifunctional phosphopantothenoylcysteine decarboxylase/phosphopantothenate--cysteine ligase CoaBC, with protein sequence MLKNKTVVLGVTGSIAAYKMANVASMLVKLHADVNVIMTENATNFINPITFETLTGNKCLVDTFDRNFQFNVEHVALAKRADVFMVAPASANIIGKIAGGIADDMLSTTIMAAKCPKLIAPAMNTNMLENPIVQDNIRKLQSYDYEIIESASGYLACGDTGKGKLPSEQLLVDYILKNIAAEKDMQGIKVLVTAGPTMEAIDPVRFISNHSTGKMGYAIARQAMLRGADVTLVTGKVAIAPPKFVTVVPVTSAQDMYEAVTAASADQDIIIKAAAVADYRPAEVADNKIKKSDADMSIPLTRTKDILAFLGMQREKARKTNGDSRLAGQIICGFSMETQNLLENSRKKLEKKKIDMVAANNLKTAGAGFGTDTNVLTLITQDEDIELPQMSKEECADRLLTQLIKMRK encoded by the coding sequence ATGTTAAAGAATAAGACCGTTGTTTTAGGTGTAACAGGAAGTATAGCAGCATATAAGATGGCAAATGTTGCCAGTATGCTTGTAAAACTGCATGCAGATGTAAATGTCATCATGACAGAAAATGCGACCAATTTTATCAATCCGATCACATTTGAGACCTTAACAGGAAATAAGTGTCTGGTGGATACCTTTGATCGTAATTTTCAGTTTAACGTAGAGCATGTTGCACTTGCAAAACGGGCAGATGTCTTTATGGTCGCTCCTGCATCGGCAAATATCATTGGGAAGATTGCAGGCGGAATTGCTGACGATATGTTGAGCACTACGATCATGGCAGCAAAATGTCCGAAGCTGATCGCACCTGCAATGAATACGAATATGTTAGAGAATCCGATCGTTCAGGATAATATCAGAAAACTGCAGTCCTATGACTATGAGATCATAGAGTCGGCAAGCGGATACCTTGCCTGCGGAGATACAGGCAAGGGAAAGCTTCCGAGTGAGCAGTTGTTAGTTGATTATATATTAAAAAATATCGCAGCAGAGAAAGACATGCAGGGAATAAAAGTACTTGTTACTGCAGGTCCTACGATGGAAGCAATTGACCCGGTTCGCTTTATCTCAAATCATTCAACCGGTAAAATGGGGTATGCGATCGCGAGACAGGCGATGCTCCGTGGGGCAGACGTAACCCTCGTAACAGGAAAGGTAGCGATTGCACCACCAAAATTCGTAACAGTGGTTCCGGTTACTTCTGCACAGGATATGTATGAAGCTGTAACGGCAGCCAGTGCTGATCAGGATATCATTATTAAGGCAGCCGCAGTTGCTGATTATAGACCGGCAGAGGTAGCAGATAACAAGATCAAGAAATCGGATGCTGATATGAGCATTCCGCTTACAAGAACAAAGGATATTCTTGCATTTCTTGGAATGCAGAGAGAAAAGGCAAGAAAGACAAACGGGGACAGCAGACTTGCCGGACAGATCATATGTGGATTTTCGATGGAGACACAGAATCTGTTAGAGAATTCCAGAAAGAAGCTGGAAAAAAAGAAGATCGATATGGTCGCAGCAAATAATTTAAAGACAGCGGGGGCTGGATTTGGGACAGATACCAATGTGCTGACATTGATCACACAGGATGAGGATATTGAATTGCCACAGATGAGTAAAGAGGAGTGTGCAGACAGACTTCTTACCCAGTTAATAAAAATGAGGAAATAA
- the purD gene encoding phosphoribosylamine--glycine ligase, translating into MKILVVGGGGREHAIITSIAKSSKVTKIYCAPGNAGIAELAECVDIGVMEFDKLVDFAKKEAIDLAVVAPDDPLVAGAVDTFEAAGIRAFGPRANAAIIEGSKAFSKDLMKKYNIPTAAYENFTDAESALAYLETASFPIVLKADGLALGKGVLICKDLEEAKAGVKEIMLDKHFGNAGNTMVIEEFMTGREVSVLAFCDGTTIKPMTSAQDHKRAQDGDQGLNTGGMGTFSPSPFYTDEIADYCMENIYKPTMAAMKAEGREFKGVLFCGLMITPQGVKVLEYNARFGDPEAQVVLPRMKNDIIDVFEACIDGTLDQVELEFEDNAAVCVVLASDGYPVSYKKGYPISGLETFKDKDGYYVFHAGTKFEDGKVVTNGGRVLGVTATGKDLHEARANAYKATEWITFENKYMRHDIGKAIDEC; encoded by the coding sequence ATGAAGATTTTAGTTGTAGGTGGCGGCGGAAGAGAGCATGCTATTATTACAAGTATTGCAAAGAGCAGTAAAGTAACAAAGATCTATTGTGCACCGGGAAATGCAGGTATTGCAGAACTGGCAGAATGTGTGGATATCGGTGTTATGGAATTTGATAAACTGGTTGATTTCGCAAAGAAGGAAGCAATTGATCTTGCAGTTGTAGCTCCGGATGACCCGTTGGTTGCCGGTGCAGTCGATACATTTGAAGCGGCAGGTATCCGTGCATTCGGTCCTCGTGCAAATGCAGCGATCATCGAAGGTTCAAAGGCATTTTCCAAGGATCTTATGAAAAAATACAATATACCTACAGCCGCATATGAGAATTTTACAGATGCAGAATCAGCACTTGCATATCTTGAAACGGCAAGCTTTCCGATCGTATTAAAAGCAGATGGACTGGCACTTGGTAAAGGTGTTCTGATCTGTAAGGATCTGGAAGAAGCAAAAGCCGGCGTAAAAGAGATCATGCTGGATAAGCATTTTGGAAATGCGGGAAATACTATGGTTATCGAGGAATTCATGACAGGACGTGAGGTGTCTGTTCTTGCATTCTGTGATGGTACAACGATCAAACCAATGACCTCTGCACAGGATCATAAGCGTGCACAGGACGGTGATCAGGGGTTGAATACCGGTGGAATGGGAACATTTTCACCAAGCCCATTCTATACAGATGAGATCGCAGATTACTGCATGGAGAATATATACAAGCCTACAATGGCAGCCATGAAGGCAGAGGGAAGAGAATTCAAGGGCGTATTATTCTGCGGACTTATGATCACACCACAGGGCGTAAAGGTACTGGAATATAATGCAAGATTTGGAGATCCGGAGGCGCAGGTTGTTCTTCCTAGAATGAAGAATGATATCATTGATGTATTTGAGGCTTGTATTGACGGAACACTGGATCAGGTAGAGCTTGAATTTGAAGACAACGCTGCTGTATGTGTAGTACTTGCATCTGACGGTTATCCGGTTTCCTATAAGAAAGGCTATCCGATCTCAGGCCTTGAGACATTCAAAGACAAGGACGGATATTATGTATTCCATGCCGGAACTAAGTTTGAAGACGGCAAAGTTGTAACAAATGGCGGTCGTGTACTTGGAGTAACAGCTACAGGAAAGGATCTTCATGAAGCCCGTGCAAATGCATACAAGGCAACCGAGTGGATCACATTTGAGAATAAATATATGCGCCATGATATCGGTAAAGCGATTGATGAGTGTTAA
- a CDS encoding HD domain-containing protein — translation MDERLRKQLDFILEVDKSKFVVRQTYLTDGIRKEDDAEHSWHIALMAILLAEYSNEPVDVLRVVSMLLVHDLIEIDAGDTYAYDKNANATKRERELKAADRIFNILPEDQAKKLRGLWDEFEEYQTPEAKFAHVMDNLAPVMLCDAVGGKGWKEHGVFESQVYGRNKRTPEGSETLYQVIDEVFRKNIQLGNIKGDNK, via the coding sequence ATGGACGAAAGATTAAGGAAACAGCTGGATTTTATATTGGAAGTAGACAAGAGTAAATTTGTAGTCAGACAGACGTATCTGACAGATGGAATCAGAAAAGAAGATGATGCAGAACATTCCTGGCATATTGCACTTATGGCAATCTTACTGGCGGAATATTCAAATGAACCGGTTGACGTATTAAGAGTAGTTTCCATGCTGCTGGTTCATGATCTGATCGAGATAGATGCAGGTGATACATATGCATATGATAAAAATGCAAATGCAACAAAAAGAGAGCGGGAATTGAAGGCTGCTGACCGGATATTTAATATCCTGCCGGAAGATCAGGCAAAGAAGCTTCGTGGGCTATGGGATGAATTTGAGGAGTATCAGACGCCGGAAGCCAAATTTGCACATGTGATGGATAATCTGGCACCGGTTATGTTATGCGATGCAGTCGGAGGAAAAGGCTGGAAAGAGCATGGAGTTTTTGAGAGTCAGGTGTATGGCAGAAATAAGCGGACACCGGAGGGATCAGAGACGTTATATCAGGTGATCGATGAGGTGTTTCGGAAGAACATTCAACTTGGGAACATAAAGGGAGACAATAAATGA
- a CDS encoding aminopeptidase has translation MTYYKDITAEYEDIEDRYELMVERIRSITKEETVDMRYRDYFVRTGEFLLQLDKVIEKVKSGMPISESCTAGELQQINAALYQDVMPENYETSYCNYEYTRQMFGEKIAENEIEDIDKREYLFADYLTFLCYEFHGLIAAAFEGRVVDLTVWFELFVEVYGIFEDFPSVKAVKDAIYYFEHDYAEFFMDYRVREKMDPILSFATDIVMKCEDGDNSYLYEYGEYIGKNELETEAFLRRMSSEKVASIARTYTEGFRQGFVAAGIDISKKKHVNIRYSIGMERIVKAAILQFRDMGLEPLCFRYDTNRINRIRMNRIGYVGTPVNKQMDYDHQMDQALFLDRKLMERKLEIMRGAYEKYRYEASVYAGPACIEIFGETPFEPVSKPGQLTLSKKQQELGVEYTNELSQIVNEYIPGDEYSFTIIAYPMPEIGDNYEEIFEQIIRINNLESNAYRPIHQTIIDELDQAEWVHVIGQNGNQTDMKVMLHVLERPETETNFENCLADVNIPLGEVFTSPKLTGTHGVLNVSEVYLNDLKYVDLKLTFEDGKIRTYTCKNFDREEDNIKFVKDNLLGGRETLPIGEFAIGTNTTAYVLANKYNMVYKLPILIVEKMGPHFAVGDTCYSWSEENILHNPDGKEIVAKDNECSILRKTDISKAYFNCHTDITIPYDEIGGIYSVHADGTKVAIIENGRFVLPGTEMLNEPFKEAK, from the coding sequence ATGACATATTATAAGGATATAACAGCAGAATATGAAGATATCGAAGATCGTTACGAACTGATGGTTGAGCGGATCCGTTCGATCACAAAAGAAGAAACAGTGGACATGCGGTATCGGGATTATTTTGTAAGAACTGGAGAATTTTTACTGCAGTTAGATAAAGTGATCGAAAAGGTAAAAAGTGGGATGCCCATTTCGGAGAGCTGTACAGCGGGCGAATTACAGCAGATAAATGCAGCACTTTATCAGGATGTTATGCCTGAAAATTACGAAACGAGTTATTGCAACTATGAATACACCAGACAGATGTTTGGTGAGAAAATAGCAGAGAACGAGATTGAAGACATAGACAAGCGGGAATATTTATTTGCTGACTATCTGACATTTCTTTGTTATGAATTCCATGGACTGATCGCGGCAGCATTTGAAGGAAGAGTTGTAGACCTTACTGTATGGTTTGAATTGTTTGTGGAGGTATATGGGATCTTTGAGGATTTTCCATCTGTTAAAGCAGTAAAAGATGCCATTTATTATTTTGAACATGATTATGCGGAGTTCTTCATGGATTATCGTGTGCGTGAGAAGATGGATCCGATTCTTTCCTTTGCGACAGATATTGTCATGAAATGTGAAGACGGAGATAACAGCTATTTATATGAATATGGCGAATACATCGGAAAGAATGAATTGGAAACGGAAGCGTTTCTTCGCAGGATGTCATCAGAAAAAGTGGCGTCGATCGCCCGGACTTATACAGAAGGGTTTCGACAGGGCTTTGTAGCAGCCGGAATTGATATATCAAAAAAGAAGCATGTAAACATCCGCTATTCGATCGGTATGGAGCGTATCGTAAAAGCTGCAATCCTCCAGTTCCGTGATATGGGGCTGGAACCGTTATGCTTCCGTTATGATACCAACCGGATCAATCGGATCAGAATGAACCGGATTGGTTATGTAGGTACTCCGGTAAATAAGCAGATGGATTACGATCATCAGATGGATCAGGCGTTATTCCTTGATCGTAAGCTGATGGAACGAAAGTTAGAGATAATGCGAGGCGCTTATGAGAAATACAGATATGAGGCGTCCGTATATGCAGGACCGGCGTGTATCGAGATCTTTGGTGAGACACCGTTTGAACCGGTAAGCAAGCCAGGACAGCTTACGCTTAGCAAGAAGCAGCAGGAGCTTGGTGTGGAATATACCAATGAACTGTCACAGATCGTGAATGAATATATACCGGGAGATGAGTATAGCTTTACAATCATCGCATATCCAATGCCTGAGATCGGAGATAATTATGAGGAGATATTTGAACAGATCATTCGAATAAACAATTTGGAGAGTAATGCATATCGTCCGATTCATCAGACGATCATCGATGAGCTGGATCAGGCAGAATGGGTACATGTGATCGGACAGAATGGCAATCAGACTGATATGAAGGTAATGCTGCATGTGTTAGAGCGCCCGGAGACAGAGACAAATTTTGAGAACTGTCTGGCGGATGTGAATATTCCTCTTGGCGAGGTTTTTACATCGCCGAAGCTTACCGGAACGCATGGAGTTTTAAATGTAAGTGAGGTCTATCTGAATGATCTGAAATATGTCGATCTCAAGCTGACCTTTGAAGATGGAAAGATCAGAACCTATACCTGCAAGAACTTTGACAGAGAAGAAGATAATATCAAATTTGTAAAGGACAATCTTCTGGGCGGACGGGAGACACTGCCGATCGGAGAGTTTGCAATCGGAACAAATACGACCGCATATGTACTTGCAAATAAATATAACATGGTATATAAACTGCCGATTCTGATCGTAGAGAAGATGGGGCCGCATTTTGCAGTCGGTGATACCTGCTATAGCTGGAGCGAAGAAAATATCCTTCATAATCCGGACGGCAAGGAAATCGTTGCAAAGGATAATGAGTGCTCGATCCTTCGAAAGACGGATATCAGCAAGGCATATTTTAACTGCCATACCGATATTACGATACCATATGATGAGATCGGAGGCATTTATTCGGTTCATGCAGATGGAACCAAAGTTGCCATTATCGAAAATGGCAGATTTGTTCTTCCGGGAACAGAGATGTTAAATGAGCCGTTTAAAGAGGCAAAATAA
- a CDS encoding GGDEF domain-containing protein, which produces MTNNRLNIGLFICHLDNEYANEICKGAEYAAKELDVNLIVFPGMFLNASFNDPENEIYDYQYNSVFYYAKKENLDALIVSVGTIASFISQKSIEAFLDTFKDIPILTLESKVSGYPCLQTDSTAGLRDAIEHLIIHHNRKHICFVAGRKTNEDALERLNVYRTTMKAHNIPVTEDMIVYGDYSEYSREIVSKLLDDNPDADAIIFSNDQMAIGGYQELKSRNIRIGADISVIGFDNSPGSVTMVPPLTTVNANTPALGYRAVGKIIQDIKTGEFCSSVLDSHFVKRLSCGCILHENTEHMPIDNFSTVTDILEYCDDSILGNIKNSFFGTIVLDQINSIWKDIIEIAILPKAKPYPKNLIVDKLMTLLSSPVTSFFSVTNIAFSFRCFSGVIIALINDPDKRSEYYRLNSHITSAIAQFLSTSLYQQEHDSKTGSWSSIYITRDTLTYGTDTAKTFSSMLAKLKDLGFAASYLYAYDEPVAIQPDGSWKTPDTLYLQAFYNPKHTAVLSGETRRIASTDIFDNEYTGFEDRFTVVIVPIFTNEQHHGLFVCNTDVNHFGHIYTTSLHLGASFKYLSLLKEQIQTKEQLVMSLNEIHEKNELLNHLSTSDELTGVNNRRGLMEKVEYLINKPANHGRKAMLLFADMDSLKIVNDKFGHNDGDFALKNIANILMTSFRASDIVGRIGGDEFVCFAFIDDLDFPKTVQARIQELSNELNETCGKPYYIEMSVGVSEFSCDPDIKIEDLLSQADSALYSNKRYKRMSVLK; this is translated from the coding sequence ATGACAAATAATAGATTAAACATCGGATTATTCATATGTCATCTCGACAATGAATATGCAAATGAAATATGTAAAGGAGCTGAATACGCAGCGAAAGAGCTAGACGTGAATCTCATCGTCTTTCCGGGCATGTTTTTAAATGCTTCATTTAACGATCCTGAAAACGAAATTTATGATTATCAGTACAACTCTGTTTTTTATTATGCTAAAAAAGAAAATCTGGATGCCCTGATCGTGTCCGTTGGCACGATTGCATCTTTTATATCACAAAAAAGTATCGAAGCATTTTTGGATACCTTTAAGGATATTCCGATTCTTACTCTGGAATCTAAGGTTTCAGGTTATCCTTGTTTACAGACCGACAGTACTGCCGGTCTTCGAGATGCCATTGAACATCTGATTATTCATCACAACCGAAAGCATATCTGTTTTGTTGCCGGAAGAAAGACAAATGAAGATGCTCTGGAACGTTTGAATGTATACCGAACTACAATGAAAGCTCACAACATACCGGTCACCGAAGATATGATCGTATACGGTGATTATTCTGAATACAGCCGTGAGATTGTCAGCAAACTGCTTGATGATAATCCGGATGCTGATGCAATCATTTTCTCTAACGATCAGATGGCTATCGGCGGCTATCAGGAATTGAAAAGCCGTAACATCCGAATCGGAGCTGATATCAGTGTAATCGGTTTTGACAACTCTCCCGGTTCCGTAACTATGGTTCCACCCCTTACAACCGTAAACGCGAACACCCCGGCATTGGGCTATCGTGCCGTTGGCAAGATAATTCAGGATATTAAGACAGGCGAATTCTGTTCTTCTGTCTTGGATTCCCACTTTGTAAAACGATTATCATGTGGGTGCATTCTGCATGAAAATACCGAACATATGCCGATTGACAATTTCTCTACTGTAACAGATATTCTGGAATACTGTGATGATTCTATTTTAGGCAACATTAAAAACAGCTTTTTTGGTACGATTGTTCTTGATCAGATCAACAGCATCTGGAAGGATATAATAGAAATTGCTATTTTACCAAAGGCAAAACCATATCCAAAGAATCTGATTGTAGACAAACTGATGACATTATTGTCATCTCCTGTCACAAGTTTCTTTTCAGTAACCAATATTGCATTTTCATTCCGTTGTTTTTCCGGTGTCATCATAGCATTAATCAACGATCCGGATAAACGGTCTGAATACTATCGGCTAAATTCTCATATTACAAGTGCTATCGCACAGTTTTTGTCAACTTCTTTGTACCAACAGGAACATGACAGCAAAACGGGATCATGGTCTTCAATCTATATTACAAGAGATACTCTTACATATGGAACCGATACAGCAAAAACCTTTTCATCTATGCTTGCTAAATTAAAAGACCTTGGATTTGCAGCATCTTATTTATATGCGTATGATGAGCCCGTCGCCATTCAACCGGACGGAAGCTGGAAAACGCCGGATACTTTGTATCTTCAAGCTTTTTACAATCCAAAACATACAGCTGTTTTATCAGGTGAAACACGTCGTATTGCATCTACCGATATCTTCGACAATGAATATACCGGTTTTGAAGATAGATTTACCGTTGTTATTGTTCCTATTTTTACAAATGAACAACATCATGGTCTGTTTGTATGCAATACAGATGTAAATCACTTTGGACACATTTATACAACTTCTCTTCATCTTGGTGCTTCTTTTAAATATTTATCACTTTTAAAAGAACAGATCCAGACAAAAGAACAATTAGTAATGTCCTTAAATGAGATCCATGAAAAAAATGAGCTGTTAAATCACCTGTCTACCTCCGATGAACTGACCGGAGTCAATAACAGACGTGGATTAATGGAAAAAGTAGAATACCTGATCAATAAACCTGCCAATCATGGACGTAAGGCAATGCTACTGTTTGCAGACATGGACAGCTTAAAGATCGTAAACGATAAATTCGGACACAACGATGGAGATTTTGCTTTAAAGAATATTGCAAATATCCTGATGACAAGTTTCCGGGCGAGTGACATTGTTGGTCGAATCGGCGGTGATGAGTTTGTATGTTTTGCTTTCATTGATGATCTTGATTTTCCTAAGACTGTACAGGCAAGGATTCAGGAGTTGTCCAATGAATTAAATGAAACCTGTGGCAAACCATATTATATCGAAATGAGTGTCGGTGTATCGGAATTTTCCTGCGATCCGGATATCAAGATTGAGGATCTGTTAAGCCAGGCAGACAGCGCACTGTATTCAAATAAACGATATAAGCGAATGTCTGTTTTAAAATAA
- the panC gene encoding pantoate--beta-alanine ligase: MKILKTVDEVRSQVKAWKKEGLSVGLVPTMGYLHEGHQSLIRKSVEQNDRTVVSVFVNPMQFGPTEDLESYPRDLDADAKLCETTGADVIFHPEPEEMYKPGFCSYVNMTGLPDALCGLTRPVHFKGVCTVVNKLFNIVQPDRAYFGQKDAQQLAIIMRMVTDLNMDIEIVGCPIIREADGLAKSSRNIYLKPEERQAAVVLSKSVKLGQKMIEDGERDAKKIVAAMKDLIGSEPLADIDYVEMVDMDTMKSIDIVEGHVLCAMAVRFGKARLIDNFILDMNK; encoded by the coding sequence ATGAAGATTTTAAAAACAGTAGATGAAGTAAGAAGTCAGGTTAAGGCATGGAAGAAAGAAGGCTTAAGTGTTGGACTTGTACCAACAATGGGATATCTCCATGAGGGACATCAGAGTCTGATCAGGAAATCCGTAGAACAGAATGACAGAACCGTTGTATCTGTATTTGTCAATCCGATGCAGTTTGGACCAACAGAGGATCTGGAGAGTTATCCAAGAGATCTTGATGCAGATGCAAAGTTATGCGAGACAACAGGTGCAGATGTGATCTTTCATCCGGAACCGGAAGAAATGTATAAGCCGGGATTTTGTTCTTATGTCAATATGACAGGGCTTCCGGATGCATTATGCGGACTGACTCGTCCGGTACATTTCAAAGGTGTATGTACAGTTGTAAATAAATTATTCAATATCGTTCAGCCGGATCGTGCTTATTTTGGTCAGAAGGATGCACAGCAGCTTGCGATCATTATGCGTATGGTTACAGATTTGAACATGGATATTGAGATCGTTGGATGTCCGATCATCCGTGAGGCAGATGGTCTTGCCAAGAGTTCCAGAAATATTTATCTGAAGCCGGAAGAACGTCAGGCAGCAGTTGTACTGAGCAAGTCAGTTAAGCTTGGACAGAAAATGATCGAAGATGGTGAGCGAGATGCGAAGAAGATTGTAGCAGCAATGAAAGACCTGATCGGATCAGAGCCACTTGCAGATATTGATTATGTTGAGATGGTGGATATGGATACTATGAAGTCAATCGATATAGTAGAGGGACATGTCCTTTGTGCTATGGCAGTCAGATTTGGCAAGGCAAGATTGATCGATAACTTTATCCTTGATATGAACAAATAA
- the purM gene encoding phosphoribosylformylglycinamidine cyclo-ligase, translating to MDYKNAGVDIEAGYKSVELMKKHIKTTMRPEVLGGIGGFAGAFSLAKIKEMKEPVLLSGTDGCGTKVQLAYIMDKHDTIGIDAVAMCVNDIACSGGEPLFFLDYIACGKNYPEKIATIVSGVAEGCNQSGAALVGGETAEHPGLMPENEYDLAGFAVGVVEKDELITGENIKAGDTLIGIASSGVHSNGFSLVRKVFEMTKESLDTYYDELGTTLGEALLAPTRIYVKALKAVKDAGVMIKGCSHITGGGFYENIPRMLPDGARAQVKKDSYEVPAIFKLLAKKGDIDEHMMYNTYNMGVGMCLAIDPADADKTIAAIESAGDKAFVLGTVVAGEKGVDLC from the coding sequence ATGGATTACAAGAATGCCGGCGTTGATATTGAGGCAGGATATAAGTCAGTAGAACTTATGAAGAAGCACATCAAGACAACCATGAGACCAGAGGTATTAGGTGGTATCGGAGGTTTTGCTGGTGCGTTCAGTCTTGCAAAGATCAAAGAGATGAAAGAGCCTGTATTACTGTCTGGAACAGATGGATGCGGTACAAAAGTACAGCTTGCATATATCATGGATAAGCACGATACGATCGGAATCGATGCTGTGGCTATGTGCGTGAATGATATTGCATGTTCTGGTGGAGAACCTCTTTTCTTCCTGGATTATATAGCATGTGGTAAGAATTATCCGGAAAAGATCGCTACGATCGTAAGTGGTGTTGCAGAAGGCTGTAACCAGTCCGGTGCAGCTTTAGTTGGCGGTGAGACAGCAGAGCATCCGGGACTTATGCCGGAGAATGAGTATGACCTTGCGGGATTTGCTGTAGGTGTCGTAGAGAAGGATGAACTTATCACAGGAGAGAATATCAAAGCCGGAGATACATTGATCGGTATCGCTTCCAGCGGTGTACACAGCAATGGTTTCTCATTGGTTCGTAAAGTATTTGAGATGACAAAGGAATCTCTGGATACATATTATGATGAACTCGGAACAACACTTGGCGAAGCACTTCTTGCTCCGACAAGAATTTATGTAAAAGCATTAAAGGCAGTAAAGGATGCCGGTGTAATGATTAAGGGTTGCAGCCATATTACAGGTGGCGGTTTCTATGAGAACATTCCAAGAATGCTTCCGGACGGAGCTCGTGCACAGGTGAAGAAGGACTCATATGAAGTGCCTGCTATATTCAAGCTCCTTGCAAAGAAGGGCGATATAGATGAGCATATGATGTACAACACATATAACATGGGCGTTGGTATGTGCCTTGCAATAGATCCTGCAGATGCAGATAAGACAATAGCAGCTATAGAGAGTGCCGGAGACAAGGCATTTGTTCTCGGTACAGTAGTAGCCGGTGAAAAGGGAGTAGATTTATGCTAA
- the purN gene encoding phosphoribosylglycinamide formyltransferase, protein MLRIAVLVSGGGTNLQAIIDAIAAGKITDTEIAAVISNNKNAYALERAKQAGIKDIVVSPKDFETREVFNENLLKTLQEVNPDLIVLAGYLVVIPESVIDVFENRIINIHPSLIPAFCGTGYYGLKVHEAALKRGVKVVGATVHFVDKGTDTGPIIMQKAVAVQNGDTPKVLQQRVMEQAEWNILPAAIDKIAHGKVRIEDGITVVED, encoded by the coding sequence ATGCTAAGAATAGCAGTTCTGGTTTCCGGTGGCGGTACGAACTTGCAGGCGATCATTGATGCGATCGCAGCAGGAAAGATCACAGACACCGAGATCGCAGCAGTTATCAGTAATAATAAAAATGCCTATGCACTGGAACGTGCAAAACAGGCAGGTATAAAAGATATCGTAGTATCACCAAAGGATTTTGAAACAAGAGAAGTATTTAATGAGAACCTGTTGAAGACTTTACAGGAAGTGAATCCGGATCTGATCGTACTTGCGGGATACCTTGTAGTTATTCCGGAGAGCGTGATCGATGTATTTGAGAATCGGATTATCAATATCCATCCTTCCCTGATCCCTGCTTTTTGTGGCACAGGCTATTATGGACTCAAGGTTCATGAGGCAGCGTTAAAAAGAGGTGTAAAAGTAGTAGGTGCTACGGTACATTTTGTAGATAAAGGAACCGATACTGGTCCGATCATTATGCAGAAAGCGGTTGCAGTACAAAACGGAGATACTCCGAAGGTGCTTCAGCAGAGAGTCATGGAGCAGGCAGAGTGGAATATTCTACCTGCTGCTATTGATAAGATCGCACATGGAAAGGTTCGGATCGAAGACGGCATAACAGTTGTAGAAGACTGA